From Bacillus clarus, the proteins below share one genomic window:
- a CDS encoding DUF2197 domain-containing protein, with the protein MIFYEVICFCCKNVFRVYEGTEKYKQFKKNPEGKYCCDECSHKIRLEAIKHFFR; encoded by the coding sequence ATGATATTTTATGAGGTTATTTGTTTTTGTTGTAAAAATGTATTTCGAGTATATGAAGGAACTGAGAAATATAAGCAATTCAAGAAAAATCCGGAAGGGAAATATTGCTGTGACGAATGCAGTCATAAAATAAGACTTGAAGCAATAAAACATTTTTTTAGATAG
- a CDS encoding TetR/AcrR family transcriptional regulator, which yields MSTKNKTNSQKEMSFIEKARRAQIMECTIETLAEVGYAQASLGQIAKRAKISKGVISYHFTNKEELLEQVITDYYIACQSFICPQIEAQTTPKGMLQTYIESNLKFIDEHRKHVFAVIEIVSNERTDEGKLRFAADYDETIFLPIENILRLGIQEGVFRDFSEMSLRVMTLTIRHVIDGFSLELMRNPNLNVKDYTKELVTIFERATQK from the coding sequence ATGAGTACAAAAAATAAAACAAACAGTCAAAAAGAAATGTCATTTATTGAAAAAGCCCGTAGAGCTCAAATTATGGAATGTACAATTGAGACACTTGCTGAAGTAGGCTATGCCCAAGCCTCTTTAGGACAAATCGCTAAACGCGCAAAAATAAGTAAGGGGGTCATTTCTTATCACTTTACAAACAAAGAGGAACTTCTGGAGCAAGTTATAACTGATTATTATATAGCTTGCCAGTCCTTTATTTGTCCGCAAATTGAGGCTCAAACTACCCCAAAAGGAATGCTCCAGACGTATATTGAATCCAATCTGAAATTTATAGATGAACATCGAAAGCATGTATTCGCTGTTATAGAAATTGTTTCAAATGAAAGAACAGATGAGGGGAAACTTCGATTCGCAGCAGACTATGATGAAACCATTTTTCTTCCCATTGAAAATATTCTACGTTTAGGGATACAAGAAGGAGTGTTTCGAGATTTTTCCGAAATGTCTTTAAGGGTGATGACGTTAACAATCAGGCATGTCATAGACGGATTTAGCCTAGAGCTAATGAGAAATCCCAATCTTAACGTTAAAGATTATACTAAAGAACTTGTCACAATCTTTGAGCGGGCAACTCAAAAGTAA
- a CDS encoding HBL/NHE enterotoxin family protein — translation MNKKLYMKIALSMAITGMATSSVMPLHTFAAEKIGQSQQQESNNKYSLGPEGFKEVIGKMTANTLVMDSYAQTLLLKQQQTDLSGISSINGDLRAGMIKHQKDAQANALYWINDINPHIMKNALSIVDYNTVFQSQYDNLLVAIDQKSKEKLQQELRNLHQNISDKQLAVDDLLGKLKTFRNELVEDTNSFKDNSNRLTSILESTNAGIPFLQQQINNYNYLIKQSNDMIIMGGVFVLFTFGASIAMIATAKSNISSAEQEIQKLQSRISGAQQEVAILTDAKNKTVHMTETIDTAITALQNISNQWHTIGSKYSKLLDNVEKMSPDEFAFIKEDLNTARDSWQEIKNFVDELSAGAEKTK, via the coding sequence ATGAATAAAAAATTGTATATGAAAATCGCTTTATCAATGGCTATTACTGGTATGGCAACAAGTAGTGTAATGCCACTTCATACTTTTGCCGCAGAAAAAATAGGACAATCACAACAACAGGAAAGTAATAATAAATATTCTCTGGGTCCTGAGGGATTTAAAGAAGTAATAGGAAAAATGACAGCTAATACACTTGTCATGGATTCATATGCCCAAACACTTCTTCTTAAACAACAACAGACAGACCTGAGTGGAATCAGCTCTATCAATGGTGATTTAAGAGCGGGCATGATTAAGCATCAAAAAGATGCTCAAGCTAATGCATTATATTGGATAAATGATATAAACCCTCATATCATGAAAAACGCTCTAAGTATCGTGGATTATAATACGGTATTTCAATCACAATATGATAATTTACTAGTTGCTATAGATCAAAAGTCTAAAGAAAAATTACAACAAGAACTAAGAAATTTGCACCAGAATATTTCTGATAAGCAGCTAGCTGTGGATGATTTATTAGGAAAACTGAAAACATTTCGTAATGAACTGGTAGAAGATACAAATAGTTTTAAAGATAATTCCAATCGATTGACATCTATTTTAGAAAGTACAAACGCTGGGATTCCATTTTTACAGCAGCAAATTAATAATTATAATTATCTCATTAAGCAAAGTAACGATATGATTATTATGGGAGGAGTCTTCGTACTATTCACTTTTGGGGCTAGTATAGCAATGATTGCTACCGCTAAAAGCAATATTTCGTCTGCAGAGCAGGAAATACAAAAATTACAGTCTAGAATTTCGGGAGCACAGCAAGAAGTAGCTATTTTGACAGATGCTAAAAATAAAACTGTACATATGACTGAAACAATTGATACGGCTATTACTGCTCTTCAGAATATATCAAATCAGTGGCATACAATAGGAAGTAAATATAGTAAATTGTTGGACAATGTTGAAAAAATGAGTCCTGATGAATTTGCATTTATAAAAGAAGATTTGAATACAGCTAGGGATAGTTGGCAAGAAATTAAAAACTTTGTAGACGAATTATCTGCAGGTGCGGAAAAAACGAAGTAA
- a CDS encoding HBL/NHE enterotoxin family protein — protein sequence MAKKPYKVMALSTLIATMAAANIMPTYASAAENTSKSTAIHVKAANATDTHGEYSLGPDGLREAIAKTGSNVLTMDLYALTILKQANANFEGITSIDATLKEKIIQHQKVARGNATEWLDNLKPQLISTNQNIISYNTQFQNYYDTLVAAVDNKDKDTLTDGLTRLYSSISENKAEVDKLVADLKAFRSKMTSDTQSFKDDANQITSILASQDAGIPLLEKQISANMESINKNNAILISASVSTALGPMAIIGGVALIATGVGAKAGAVLITVGVGATALGVTGVVLAKQEIDRAQGDIQKLTGDISNMKLQVVGLTNLKKQTESLTETIDIAIDALQNISNQWQTMGSKYNSLLKNVNKVKPDQLGFVKEDLKTSKDSWNQVKKYAEDIQNSEIKVAENNE from the coding sequence ATGGCAAAAAAACCTTATAAAGTAATGGCTTTATCCACATTAATAGCGACAATGGCAGCAGCTAATATCATGCCAACATATGCATCTGCAGCAGAAAACACATCGAAATCAACTGCTATTCATGTTAAGGCAGCAAATGCAACAGACACACATGGTGAGTATTCATTAGGACCAGATGGTCTTAGAGAGGCAATAGCTAAAACAGGATCAAATGTTTTGACAATGGATTTGTATGCTTTAACGATTCTTAAACAAGCTAATGCTAATTTTGAAGGTATAACTTCAATTGACGCTACTTTAAAAGAGAAAATCATTCAGCATCAAAAGGTTGCGAGAGGAAATGCAACCGAATGGTTAGATAATCTAAAACCGCAGCTGATTTCCACGAACCAAAATATTATCAGTTATAACACACAATTTCAAAATTATTATGATACTTTAGTAGCTGCAGTAGATAATAAGGATAAAGACACGCTAACGGATGGACTTACAAGATTATATAGTAGTATTTCAGAGAATAAAGCAGAAGTAGACAAGTTAGTGGCTGATTTGAAAGCTTTTCGCAGTAAAATGACGTCTGATACACAAAGCTTTAAAGACGATGCCAACCAAATCACGTCTATTTTAGCTAGTCAAGATGCTGGAATCCCTCTTCTAGAAAAACAAATCTCGGCAAATATGGAGAGTATTAATAAAAATAACGCAATTCTTATTTCTGCATCTGTATCAACGGCTCTAGGCCCAATGGCTATTATAGGTGGTGTAGCGCTAATTGCTACTGGCGTAGGAGCTAAAGCGGGTGCTGTACTTATTACAGTCGGTGTAGGTGCTACGGCACTGGGGGTAACAGGAGTTGTGTTAGCAAAACAAGAAATTGATAGGGCACAGGGAGATATTCAAAAACTAACTGGGGATATTTCAAACATGAAATTACAGGTAGTTGGATTAACAAATCTTAAAAAGCAAACTGAAAGTTTAACAGAGACTATCGATATAGCTATTGATGCACTTCAAAATATTTCAAATCAGTGGCAAACAATGGGATCAAAATATAATTCTTTACTTAAAAATGTTAACAAGGTTAAACCGGATCAGCTTGGATTTGTAAAAGAAGATCTCAAGACATCAAAAGATAGTTGGAACCAAGTTAAAAAGTATGCTGAAGATATTCAAAATAGCGAAATTAAAGTAGCAGAGAATAACGAATAA
- a CDS encoding HBL/NHE enterotoxin family protein, which translates to MKKTLVAGILATAVSTSCFTPVNAFAAENKQPQFKQTSIQNFITVNTLSNSIRSLGSNTPLIQGYGLVILKQPDFKVNAMSSLTTDQKLARKHVQEWMDEYNPKIFNLNQEMMSFSTMFNNYYSKLNELAGKVNEDQQAKEEFVSAFNRLQDEVQTIQGDMEQTSVDLNWYKDELIQDSESLTKRANTAIESLNGSNGEIAQLRTQIKQIQEEIQNELTKILNRAKEIRGSSISVGKQAVEISKTAMETKTIEFSSIESLGDTIENSSDTHVREASNNIKQKRQQLIPLIQKLSQNEIQAAQITLIEDQVGSFTSLIKRQLKTFDILVKDWKSLNETMTQMKINSGADAKIDSNALQTQLTQLKKLNDELNKQTNQYEEFVTKVKVN; encoded by the coding sequence ATGAAAAAAACGTTAGTCGCAGGTATATTGGCTACGGCGGTATCCACAAGCTGTTTTACACCTGTAAATGCTTTTGCTGCAGAAAATAAGCAACCTCAATTCAAACAAACAAGTATTCAGAACTTTATTACTGTGAATACACTATCAAATTCAATCAGATCATTGGGATCAAACACTCCTTTAATACAAGGATATGGATTAGTTATATTAAAACAACCAGATTTTAAAGTAAATGCTATGAGTAGTTTAACAACTGACCAAAAACTTGCAAGAAAGCATGTTCAAGAATGGATGGATGAATATAATCCTAAAATCTTCAACTTAAATCAAGAAATGATGTCATTTAGCACAATGTTTAATAACTATTATAGTAAATTAAATGAATTAGCTGGAAAAGTGAATGAAGATCAGCAAGCAAAAGAAGAATTTGTAAGTGCTTTCAATAGACTGCAAGACGAAGTGCAAACAATTCAAGGTGATATGGAACAAACTTCAGTAGACTTAAACTGGTATAAAGATGAATTGATTCAAGATAGCGAAAGTCTTACTAAGAGAGCTAATACAGCAATCGAATCCTTAAATGGTTCAAATGGGGAGATTGCACAACTAAGAACGCAAATTAAACAAATTCAAGAAGAAATTCAAAATGAACTTACAAAAATTTTAAATCGAGCAAAAGAAATTCGAGGAAGTTCTATTAGTGTTGGAAAGCAGGCTGTTGAGATTAGTAAAACAGCAATGGAAACTAAAACAATAGAATTTAGTTCTATTGAAAGCCTTGGTGACACAATTGAAAATTCATCCGATACTCATGTACGCGAAGCTAGTAATAATATTAAACAAAAAAGACAACAATTAATCCCATTAATACAAAAGTTATCACAAAATGAAATTCAAGCAGCTCAAATTACTCTTATTGAAGATCAAGTAGGTAGCTTTACAAGTTTAATTAAGAGACAACTTAAGACTTTTGACATTTTAGTGAAAGATTGGAAATCGTTAAATGAAACAATGACTCAAATGAAGATTAATTCTGGTGCAGATGCAAAGATTGATTCAAATGCATTACAAACACAATTAACTCAGCTTAAAAAATTGAATGATGAATTGAATAAGCAAACAAATCAATATGAAGAATTCGTTACAAAAGTAAAAGTAAACTAA
- a CDS encoding response regulator, whose protein sequence is MSLFSIIEEFKSNTHVDVIFRTIGEQYTIAKKVKMTFCRCLQEAMTNATRHGEAESIQVLLQYHKSHVMLQVQDNGKGIEYIEEGFGLSGMRNRLNEYQGSLYIDSQKNAGTIVTCVIPSLNIKKTHTQDEINILIVDDQSMILDSLELLLTEYTEFNVAVANSGRQALEKCEVNQPDIVLMDVQMPEMNGIITTEEIKRKWPNTKVIMVTTFEESSRVTEAIKVGAEGYVLKSAPPKELVAAIRLVHSGGTMLSQGVANRLFQAYSSIPKKHPYELTRREIEVLGALKEGLRYKEIAKKLFLSEGTVRNYVSSIYMKLEVSGRNEAVKKAEEEAFF, encoded by the coding sequence GTGTCTTTATTTAGCATTATAGAAGAATTTAAAAGCAATACACACGTTGATGTTATTTTTAGAACAATTGGAGAGCAGTATACTATAGCGAAAAAAGTTAAAATGACTTTTTGTCGTTGTTTACAAGAGGCAATGACAAATGCAACTAGGCATGGAGAAGCAGAATCGATACAAGTTCTTTTACAATATCATAAAAGTCATGTCATGCTTCAGGTACAGGATAATGGTAAAGGAATAGAATATATCGAAGAGGGATTTGGCTTATCTGGAATGAGAAATCGCTTAAATGAATATCAAGGAAGCTTGTATATAGACTCTCAAAAGAATGCTGGAACCATTGTAACTTGTGTAATTCCAAGTTTAAATATAAAGAAAACTCATACTCAAGATGAAATAAATATACTAATAGTAGATGATCAATCTATGATTTTAGATAGCTTAGAACTTTTGTTAACTGAATATACTGAATTTAATGTTGCGGTTGCGAATAGCGGAAGACAGGCTTTAGAAAAATGCGAAGTAAATCAACCAGATATTGTTCTTATGGACGTACAAATGCCTGAAATGAACGGGATTATAACGACAGAAGAAATTAAGAGGAAATGGCCAAATACGAAAGTTATTATGGTGACGACTTTTGAAGAATCTTCTCGTGTTACTGAAGCGATTAAAGTAGGGGCTGAAGGATATGTACTTAAATCTGCTCCGCCTAAAGAATTAGTAGCGGCAATTAGATTAGTACATTCAGGAGGGACTATGTTGTCTCAAGGTGTTGCAAATCGTTTGTTTCAAGCATATAGCTCAATACCGAAAAAGCATCCCTATGAATTGACGCGACGTGAAATTGAGGTCTTAGGCGCCCTTAAAGAGGGCCTAAGATATAAAGAAATTGCAAAAAAATTATTTTTATCTGAAGGGACTGTAAGGAATTATGTTTCTTCTATATACATGAAGCTTGAAGTTTCTGGAAGGAATGAAGCTGTAAAAAAAGCAGAGGAAGAAGCTTTTTTTTAA
- a CDS encoding acyltransferase family protein, with protein MPEPLKKNSRYMVGLDSLRGLAILGVILYHINFNWMPGGFLGVTVFFVLSGYLITDILAIEWKNNKRIDLKKFWLSRARRLLPGMLIMLIITLAWITIFHSSLLVKMRGDSLAALLYFSNWWYIYHKLSYFDNFGQPSPLNHFWSLAVEEQFYVVWPFIISLGFYYIKKQSRMILFICLGAIASALAMAILYEPGSDPSRIYYGTDTRAFSLLIGAALALIWPSSRLANKIIPQARLILDAIGGVALIIILIMFWKTNQYEPFLYRGGMVLLSIATALLVANLAHPASRIAQFLRFRPLRWMGVRSYGIYLWHYPIITLTTPKVNAGEFSFTRAILQFLLIIIVAQISWKFIENPIRKGALKNIRFKNWKIRNLTLSGKLALVCALLISSIVTFGLSTASKAKENPQKDKVEAVQEDQAKHPVAVWEKTTDATPQNKEEQKEENSAQPKDPLTVTAVGDSIMIDIAPYLKNTFPNIRIDAKIGRQMSQAIPAVEQLKNEGNLGNHVIIGLGTNGAFTKEQLTSLIEVIGNERKIILINTRVPRPWESLVNEKLKEVASTYKNVVLVDWHSASAGNKAYFEPDGVHLTKTGAEAYAALVAKEVNQ; from the coding sequence ATGCCCGAACCATTAAAGAAAAATAGTCGCTATATGGTTGGATTGGACAGTCTAAGGGGCCTAGCTATACTAGGTGTTATTTTGTATCATATCAATTTTAATTGGATGCCCGGTGGATTTTTAGGTGTCACTGTATTCTTTGTACTTTCCGGTTATTTAATTACAGATATTCTGGCTATAGAATGGAAGAATAATAAGAGAATTGACTTGAAGAAATTCTGGCTCAGTAGGGCAAGGAGATTACTCCCTGGAATGCTTATTATGCTCATCATCACCTTAGCATGGATTACAATCTTTCATAGTTCTTTACTTGTAAAAATGCGAGGAGACTCATTAGCTGCTTTATTATATTTCAGTAATTGGTGGTATATTTACCATAAATTATCTTATTTTGATAACTTTGGTCAACCTTCCCCGCTAAATCATTTTTGGTCATTAGCTGTTGAGGAACAATTTTATGTGGTCTGGCCGTTCATCATTAGTTTGGGATTTTATTACATAAAAAAACAATCACGCATGATTTTATTTATTTGTCTAGGAGCGATTGCTTCCGCTTTAGCAATGGCAATCCTATATGAGCCAGGTTCTGACCCGAGTAGAATTTATTACGGTACTGATACACGGGCTTTTTCTTTACTAATTGGAGCGGCGCTTGCCTTAATTTGGCCAAGCAGTAGACTTGCGAATAAAATTATTCCGCAAGCACGTCTTATTCTTGATGCCATTGGGGGAGTTGCTCTTATCATCATTCTCATTATGTTTTGGAAGACGAATCAATATGAGCCGTTTCTATACCGTGGGGGAATGGTCCTGTTATCGATTGCTACTGCTTTGTTAGTCGCTAACCTCGCTCATCCGGCTAGCAGAATCGCACAATTTTTGAGATTTAGACCACTGCGTTGGATGGGGGTACGATCATATGGGATATACCTTTGGCATTATCCGATTATTACATTAACGACTCCAAAGGTAAATGCTGGGGAGTTTTCGTTTACAAGAGCAATTCTTCAATTTCTTCTTATTATAATTGTTGCACAAATTTCGTGGAAGTTTATTGAAAATCCAATACGAAAAGGCGCATTGAAGAATATTCGGTTTAAGAACTGGAAAATAAGAAACTTAACTTTAAGTGGTAAGTTAGCTTTAGTATGTGCATTACTCATTTCTTCGATAGTTACTTTTGGATTATCAACAGCTAGTAAAGCAAAGGAGAATCCTCAAAAAGATAAGGTGGAAGCAGTGCAAGAAGATCAGGCGAAACATCCAGTTGCAGTTTGGGAAAAAACAACCGATGCAACACCTCAAAATAAAGAAGAACAAAAAGAGGAGAATTCCGCACAACCTAAAGACCCTCTAACAGTTACAGCTGTAGGAGACTCAATCATGATTGATATTGCTCCGTATTTAAAAAATACTTTTCCTAATATTAGGATTGATGCAAAAATAGGTCGACAAATGTCACAAGCAATCCCTGCTGTGGAACAGCTAAAGAATGAGGGGAATTTAGGAAATCATGTCATTATTGGATTAGGTACAAATGGAGCCTTTACCAAGGAGCAATTAACATCATTAATAGAAGTGATTGGGAATGAACGTAAAATTATATTAATCAATACGAGGGTACCACGTCCGTGGGAATCGTTGGTGAATGAGAAGTTAAAAGAAGTAGCATCAACTTATAAAAATGTGGTGTTAGTCGATTGGCATTCAGCAAGTGCCGGAAATAAGGCATACTTCGAACCAGATGGCGTACATTTAACGAAAACAGGTGCAGAAGCATATGCTGCCCTTGTAGCAAAAGAAGTGAATCAATAG
- a CDS encoding helix-turn-helix domain-containing protein, whose protein sequence is MEKVLVLFSDALLLAAPMYEENKQLWAKWNKYYDEVQENHDKLVTSANISPSFSALVSWLGQKQEQGISLLQIYANLDKYKIEIRNVLDKIIEQEFEVMPETVETTILPNTTDKKSKEHVADIPEDYFPVSNDAVYYQLRDGIAKNQFEEDEAGAAPVLPLETKNTSGVAQLSSHKDEDLRLVNTNEAERWSILVDGVISNMDDLTADCLDTITIQWLNQVKSPDEFIDFSYENVLEMCNMPKASANGIEYHRAEDKIKIAQRIAALASIFIYLNDDNEVVVLNDRAETGEQFEMKREVIKRLFVLDSVVLWRDKNTNDYVGIESCRIKPGSFLSGYLYGSNSTTALLSKKALEYNSYRHKFHKRLIRYLSWQWRIRQQYSNLKRPYSIGGEKGLLSVMGINMDSGRPHRIREQLENVLIDLEKEKVISHWAYAEELDETKIGERNWFKNYYSKLGIIILPPNELMDNIGSLVKKKMTDIPDRQENNFITNTVKHSIEGSEDMIREKIMHQHMHQSRTMREIADEIGLSPATLSRFCNKKMKRISKSVNEKLTKWYERQMIIESM, encoded by the coding sequence ATGGAGAAAGTATTAGTGTTGTTTAGTGATGCCCTTCTACTTGCTGCTCCAATGTATGAGGAAAACAAGCAGCTATGGGCAAAGTGGAATAAATATTATGATGAAGTACAGGAAAATCATGATAAGTTAGTAACTTCAGCTAATATATCTCCTTCATTTTCAGCACTTGTTTCTTGGTTAGGTCAGAAACAAGAACAAGGAATTTCATTATTGCAAATATATGCAAATCTAGATAAATATAAAATTGAGATTCGAAATGTACTCGATAAGATAATAGAGCAAGAGTTCGAAGTGATGCCAGAAACGGTTGAAACAACTATCTTACCTAATACTACAGATAAGAAGTCCAAAGAACATGTAGCTGATATTCCTGAGGATTACTTTCCAGTTAGTAATGACGCAGTATATTATCAACTACGTGATGGCATAGCAAAGAATCAATTTGAAGAAGATGAAGCGGGAGCTGCACCTGTATTACCATTAGAAACGAAAAATACAAGTGGAGTTGCTCAACTATCGTCACATAAAGATGAAGACCTAAGATTAGTTAACACTAATGAAGCAGAAAGATGGTCCATATTAGTAGATGGTGTTATCAGTAATATGGATGATCTTACAGCAGATTGTTTAGATACCATTACAATTCAGTGGTTAAATCAAGTAAAATCTCCGGATGAATTTATTGATTTTAGTTATGAAAATGTGCTGGAGATGTGTAACATGCCAAAAGCATCAGCAAATGGTATAGAGTATCATCGTGCAGAAGATAAAATAAAAATTGCACAACGTATTGCTGCGTTGGCGAGTATCTTTATTTACTTAAATGATGATAATGAAGTGGTCGTTTTGAATGATCGAGCAGAAACTGGAGAGCAATTTGAAATGAAACGTGAAGTCATTAAAAGGCTCTTTGTTTTAGATTCTGTAGTACTTTGGAGAGATAAGAATACGAATGATTATGTAGGTATTGAATCCTGCAGAATAAAGCCAGGAAGCTTCTTATCAGGTTATTTGTATGGTTCTAACAGTACGACAGCATTATTATCAAAAAAAGCATTGGAATATAATAGCTATAGACATAAATTCCACAAACGATTAATACGTTATTTGTCTTGGCAGTGGAGGATTCGTCAACAGTATAGCAATTTAAAAAGACCGTATTCAATTGGTGGAGAAAAAGGTCTGTTATCTGTAATGGGTATAAATATGGATTCTGGCCGTCCACATCGTATTCGTGAACAATTAGAAAATGTTTTAATTGATTTAGAAAAAGAAAAAGTTATCTCACATTGGGCTTATGCTGAGGAATTGGATGAAACAAAAATTGGAGAACGTAATTGGTTTAAGAATTATTATTCTAAATTAGGAATCATCATCTTACCTCCTAATGAATTAATGGATAATATCGGGAGTTTGGTAAAGAAAAAGATGACTGATATTCCGGATAGGCAAGAAAATAATTTTATTACCAATACAGTAAAGCATAGTATTGAAGGCTCTGAGGATATGATTAGAGAGAAAATTATGCACCAACATATGCACCAAAGTAGAACGATGCGCGAAATTGCAGATGAAATCGGATTATCTCCTGCTACCCTATCAAGATTTTGTAATAAGAAAATGAAACGTATTTCGAAGAGTGTAAATGAAAAATTAACTAAGTGGTATGAAAGACAGATGATAATTGAGTCTATGTAA
- a CDS encoding cell division protein FtsZ — protein MAKNFLKNEVAVKMTMVGFGQAGTRMVDKFAEYKHTDGTSVYNCLALNSNDGDLAELKNVPTSNQVSLKLGGLGKNPERAVKVLDSNDEAKEKLKEFITERVRPTDELVLFFAGLGGGTGTSTIIKAIEEFSSFHNKPIIGQELKKIAQQVPREELLANQQKYARIAFNNAIERKDFIKMGIVVTLPVRADGPDVLRQVNKFSQEIWKLANDPAKGVAFVIFADNQHFYDEFKGLNENEKKGIANSRDYANQRIGEIIHELNTASNGAGTSVILDSQDFKRILLEKTGCLVINKISRNMNQIENSKEIVDMFSESLKGSSFHHPIELMKKNDDGELEASKVHHFGMLAILDEQKNIDDSFMDDAKVEVTNKLPINGTVFNGYLISKNDFMGSVYTFYKTDALPSRLSKGLVEEFNEFKEKQNQIQYKKSQISTIETQDQDDDFSINFGDYIDIGTSNEKTSVGAENDEELAAFMDPDKMFGTSK, from the coding sequence ATGGCGAAGAACTTTCTGAAAAACGAAGTAGCGGTAAAAATGACAATGGTTGGCTTTGGTCAGGCTGGAACTAGAATGGTAGATAAATTTGCTGAATATAAGCATACGGATGGAACATCTGTGTACAACTGTCTTGCTTTAAATAGTAACGATGGTGATTTAGCCGAATTAAAAAATGTGCCTACAAGTAACCAAGTATCACTAAAATTAGGGGGACTAGGAAAGAATCCAGAACGTGCTGTAAAAGTACTAGACTCAAATGATGAAGCGAAAGAAAAATTAAAAGAATTTATCACAGAGCGTGTAAGACCAACAGATGAATTAGTTCTGTTTTTTGCTGGCTTAGGCGGTGGAACAGGTACTTCTACAATCATTAAAGCAATTGAAGAATTTTCATCTTTTCACAATAAACCGATTATTGGCCAAGAACTAAAGAAAATAGCACAACAAGTCCCAAGAGAAGAATTATTGGCTAACCAGCAAAAATACGCGAGAATTGCTTTTAATAATGCGATTGAACGTAAAGATTTTATTAAAATGGGTATTGTTGTGACACTCCCTGTAAGAGCAGATGGACCTGATGTATTAAGACAAGTAAATAAATTCTCTCAAGAGATTTGGAAGTTAGCAAATGATCCAGCAAAAGGTGTTGCATTCGTTATATTTGCGGATAACCAACATTTCTATGACGAGTTTAAGGGATTAAACGAAAATGAGAAAAAAGGTATTGCTAATTCACGAGACTATGCTAACCAGCGCATTGGTGAAATCATCCATGAATTAAATACAGCTTCTAATGGTGCAGGAACATCTGTTATTTTAGATTCACAGGACTTTAAACGTATTCTATTAGAGAAAACTGGTTGTTTAGTTATTAATAAAATTTCTCGCAATATGAATCAAATTGAAAATAGTAAAGAAATAGTAGATATGTTCTCGGAATCGTTGAAAGGAAGCTCTTTCCACCATCCTATAGAATTAATGAAAAAGAACGATGATGGTGAGTTAGAGGCATCTAAGGTGCATCATTTTGGAATGCTGGCAATTCTGGACGAACAAAAGAATATTGATGATTCATTTATGGATGATGCAAAAGTAGAAGTTACAAATAAACTACCAATCAACGGTACGGTATTCAATGGTTATCTAATTAGTAAAAATGATTTTATGGGCAGTGTGTACACGTTCTATAAAACAGATGCATTACCGTCTCGTTTGTCTAAAGGTTTAGTTGAAGAGTTCAATGAATTTAAAGAGAAGCAAAATCAAATTCAGTACAAAAAATCTCAAATTAGTACAATTGAAACACAAGATCAAGATGATGACTTCAGTATTAATTTTGGTGATTACATCGATATTGGAACTAGTAATGAGAAGACATCAGTAGGTGCTGAGAATGATGAGGAATTAGCTGCATTTATGGATCCAGACAAAATGTTTGGCACATCAAAGTAA